The following proteins come from a genomic window of bacterium:
- a CDS encoding T9SS type A sorting domain-containing protein — MTSATKADTTVIAYYDFSTPGTPTQGDPAWNGWTSADLTYLEPKWHIDTFNAENLNGHGVGNKAMYAGEVFAYDCGGTFEGYANKYNEFLDWWGTVLDPEAGTLITVDAYINHDTEENWDYLYLQYEDAAGSMEKFPLDATTRQGMTGLHSNVFKSVSISIASGDYVNVDEVHLRWLAFSDTYVSDKDCLLYGYHGNGHTQLDDVNVYFDQCGGDVPQGLTNTFEDGSQIDWNVIQVPFVGDFAEVWDILNDVDPCVDNVTPQMAFIDYGQIPGVGPSSNLEWPYGPEGHVTNYTYGVAGVIDYRLDNAIWSPVLDIDPDTAGHEIRFGVYRHFDLTSMAGQFYTWNIRSSTDGFIWTPWRNRQFVYYGGPDYIRNHQDVTDLVTPGAIKAQMSLEVTTPWTAYIFGGSTPAPYYDDVSWHSYGYSGPAFAYREFELAQDNFPHDAARVRRTMNWGALGDMDVPFNMGQDIIGSDGAGILHGDSIVVNIDAVRVGSGLDARPEMFYEVRTNPVFDTDPAWRSSGVPYSGSVLGDTIWVSETQYVGGRWSFNLPDYDFLYPGDVMHYYFQASDTVGIEAPVFATLPGDLAGFDLFEGDTGFVPWQWPSDFTVHALPTVLSTTVGDVPEILLWNDFGDRGGENEWEGSLKALGLERGTDYDLYYTNGPSSGTGNGLGSTCTSGNLALYHHLLYTAGDLSGVTMTGAKVPGAEDPFDGDGSNDILLVKSFLLNPAGRNLLATGDGFLGAIYAEPDGSGINMLNFFFGVNFQTDDVRTSIDGQSAPTVSFVANTTALTLSTDFVAYGSCPNFKQFDGITENTDPTSQRVAEFLDKNGDPGAYPGYAAMVVNELMTGAKVVVCPVDFNSWYTPYGGGAKVPAPPQARVQLLCDILSYFYGDPAYCDTHLGSGTGVPVQQPFYAKNWPNPFNPITKIEFSLPRDGHVSLKVYNVRGELVRTLVDENRTAGVNVIEWDGSDDRGQSVASGVYFYETRTAGKSTVNKMALVK; from the coding sequence GTGACGTCGGCCACCAAGGCCGACACCACGGTCATCGCCTACTACGACTTTTCTACTCCCGGTACACCGACTCAGGGAGATCCCGCCTGGAACGGCTGGACCTCCGCTGACCTGACCTACCTGGAGCCCAAGTGGCACATCGACACCTTCAACGCCGAGAACCTCAACGGCCACGGCGTTGGCAACAAGGCCATGTACGCCGGTGAGGTGTTCGCCTACGACTGTGGCGGCACCTTCGAGGGCTACGCCAACAAGTACAACGAATTCCTCGACTGGTGGGGCACCGTTCTCGATCCCGAGGCGGGGACCCTGATCACGGTTGATGCCTACATCAACCACGACACCGAGGAAAACTGGGACTATCTCTATCTCCAGTACGAAGACGCGGCTGGCTCGATGGAGAAGTTCCCTCTCGACGCTACGACCCGCCAGGGAATGACCGGCCTGCATTCGAACGTCTTCAAGAGCGTTTCGATCAGCATCGCCAGCGGCGACTACGTCAATGTCGATGAAGTGCACCTGCGGTGGCTGGCCTTCTCGGACACCTACGTCTCCGACAAGGACTGTCTGCTCTACGGCTACCACGGCAACGGCCACACACAGCTCGACGACGTCAACGTCTACTTCGATCAGTGCGGCGGAGACGTGCCGCAGGGTCTGACCAACACCTTCGAGGACGGTTCCCAGATCGACTGGAACGTCATCCAGGTGCCCTTCGTCGGCGACTTCGCCGAAGTCTGGGACATCCTCAACGACGTGGACCCCTGCGTCGACAACGTGACGCCGCAGATGGCGTTCATCGATTACGGCCAGATTCCGGGCGTCGGCCCCTCGAGCAACCTCGAGTGGCCCTACGGCCCCGAAGGCCACGTCACCAACTACACCTATGGTGTTGCGGGTGTGATCGACTATCGTCTCGACAACGCGATCTGGTCGCCTGTCCTCGATATCGATCCCGACACGGCGGGCCACGAGATCCGCTTTGGCGTCTACCGCCACTTCGATCTCACCTCGATGGCCGGCCAGTTCTACACCTGGAACATCCGCTCGAGCACCGACGGGTTCATCTGGACCCCGTGGCGCAACCGTCAGTTCGTGTACTACGGCGGTCCGGACTACATCCGCAACCACCAGGACGTCACGGATCTGGTGACACCCGGTGCCATAAAAGCGCAGATGTCGCTGGAGGTCACGACGCCCTGGACGGCCTACATCTTTGGCGGCTCGACACCGGCGCCTTACTACGACGACGTGTCCTGGCACTCCTACGGCTACTCGGGTCCGGCCTTCGCGTACCGCGAGTTCGAACTGGCCCAGGACAACTTCCCTCACGACGCGGCGCGCGTGCGCAGGACAATGAACTGGGGCGCGCTCGGCGATATGGACGTGCCGTTCAACATGGGTCAGGACATCATCGGCTCAGATGGTGCCGGCATCCTGCACGGCGACTCGATCGTCGTGAACATCGATGCCGTCCGTGTTGGCTCCGGTCTGGACGCGCGTCCGGAAATGTTCTACGAAGTCAGGACCAACCCGGTCTTCGACACAGATCCCGCCTGGCGTTCCAGCGGCGTGCCGTACTCCGGCTCGGTGCTGGGTGACACGATCTGGGTGAGCGAGACCCAGTACGTCGGCGGACGCTGGTCCTTCAATCTCCCGGATTACGACTTCCTGTATCCGGGCGACGTGATGCACTACTACTTCCAGGCTTCCGACACCGTCGGTATCGAGGCTCCCGTGTTCGCAACCCTGCCGGGCGACCTCGCCGGCTTCGATCTCTTCGAGGGCGACACGGGCTTCGTTCCCTGGCAGTGGCCCAGCGACTTCACGGTCCACGCCCTGCCCACGGTGTTGTCCACGACCGTCGGCGACGTGCCGGAGATCCTGCTGTGGAACGACTTCGGCGACCGCGGTGGGGAGAACGAGTGGGAAGGCTCGCTCAAGGCCCTGGGCCTCGAGCGTGGCACCGACTACGACCTCTACTACACCAACGGTCCTTCCTCGGGTACCGGCAACGGTCTCGGATCGACCTGTACCTCGGGGAATCTGGCCCTCTATCATCACCTGCTCTACACGGCGGGAGATCTGAGCGGCGTCACCATGACCGGAGCCAAGGTGCCCGGTGCAGAGGATCCGTTCGATGGTGACGGCTCGAACGACATCCTGCTCGTGAAGTCATTCCTGCTCAACCCCGCTGGCCGCAACCTGCTGGCCACCGGCGATGGCTTCTTGGGTGCCATCTACGCAGAGCCCGACGGTAGCGGCATTAATATGTTGAACTTCTTTTTCGGAGTCAACTTCCAAACCGACGATGTCCGAACGTCCATCGACGGCCAGTCCGCGCCGACGGTGAGCTTCGTAGCCAACACCACCGCTCTGACTCTCAGCACCGACTTCGTGGCTTACGGGTCCTGCCCGAACTTCAAGCAGTTCGACGGTATCACCGAGAATACCGACCCGACCTCCCAAAGGGTCGCCGAGTTCCTGGATAAGAATGGTGATCCAGGCGCCTATCCCGGCTACGCTGCGATGGTCGTGAACGAACTGATGACCGGCGCAAAGGTTGTCGTTTGCCCGGTCGACTTCAATTCGTGGTACACGCCTTACGGCGGCGGCGCCAAGGTTCCTGCTCCGCCCCAGGCGCGTGTGCAACTGCTGTGTGACATTCTCTCGTACTTCTACGGTGATCCCGCCTACTGCGATACTCACCTAGGTTCCGGTACGGGAGTCCCTGTCCAGCAGCCGTTCTACGCCAAGAACTGGCCGAACCCGTTCAACCCGATCACGAAGATCGAATTCAGTCTGCCGCGTGACGGTCACGTGTCGCTGAAGGTCTACAACGTTCGTGGTGAGCTGGTTCGCACCCTCGTCGACGAGAACCGGACCGCCGGTGTCAACGTCATCGAGTGGGACGGCAGCGACGATCGCGGACAGTCCGTCGCTTCGGGTGTCTACTTCTACGAGACCCGTACCGCCGGCAAGTCCACCGTCAACAAGATGGCTCTGGTGAAGTAG